In a genomic window of Alkalihalobacillus sp. TS-13:
- a CDS encoding winged helix-turn-helix domain-containing protein, translating into MTNTTFSVDKIALRRFLLSKQALLGLEQSPVPDPLHMVKKLECVQLDPVSVVERNQHLVLAARIPGYDPKQLDDLLEEGKVFEYFANAACVIPIEDFPMFKPTRERIQRKVAESLEQLGLVVDAVIEQLKSEGPLPSRAFQSEKRVHGYWDNKTPKTKETSLALNLLLDSGVIRVVRRDRTERYFDITERTVGADLLKKTKAMDETTARALLIEKYLRAYRVFDPRDARFGWQKLTAAERREEVEKRVASGSVTPLEIDGVKRQYYMLTKDLDELGTFVQDVRNRDSVNLDDALTFLPPLDNLLWSRDRIKDLFDFDYKWEIYTPRMKRKYGPYAMPILWGDRLIGRMDPQIDRKNGVLIVRLLQLEPWVEKTTGLQIKLREALEKFAVFNCAADVRIENSDVKMKL; encoded by the coding sequence ATGACGAATACGACTTTTTCTGTGGACAAGATCGCCCTCCGCAGATTCCTTTTATCTAAACAAGCACTCTTAGGGTTGGAGCAGTCTCCTGTTCCAGACCCGCTACATATGGTAAAAAAACTCGAGTGTGTCCAATTGGATCCTGTTTCGGTCGTTGAGCGGAACCAGCACCTGGTGTTGGCCGCGCGGATTCCTGGGTATGATCCGAAGCAGTTGGACGACCTTTTGGAGGAAGGGAAAGTGTTCGAGTATTTTGCGAATGCCGCGTGTGTCATCCCAATCGAGGATTTCCCGATGTTCAAACCGACACGAGAACGGATTCAACGTAAGGTTGCTGAATCATTAGAACAATTAGGGCTTGTGGTCGATGCGGTGATCGAACAATTAAAATCTGAGGGTCCGCTTCCTTCCCGTGCTTTCCAGTCTGAAAAACGTGTGCACGGCTATTGGGATAACAAGACTCCGAAAACGAAAGAAACCTCTCTCGCTTTGAATCTGTTGCTGGATTCCGGTGTGATCCGAGTGGTTAGACGCGATAGGACAGAACGCTATTTTGACATAACAGAACGTACAGTCGGTGCCGATTTATTGAAAAAGACGAAAGCAATGGATGAAACGACTGCTCGTGCATTGTTGATTGAAAAATACTTACGTGCCTATCGTGTGTTCGATCCGCGTGATGCCCGTTTCGGTTGGCAAAAACTGACCGCTGCAGAACGACGGGAAGAAGTTGAAAAACGCGTTGCTTCTGGTTCGGTCACTCCACTTGAAATCGATGGGGTGAAACGGCAGTATTATATGTTGACCAAGGACTTAGATGAGCTGGGGACATTCGTGCAGGATGTACGTAACAGAGACTCCGTGAACCTTGATGATGCGCTTACCTTTTTACCGCCGCTTGATAATTTGTTATGGAGCCGCGATCGTATTAAAGATTTATTCGACTTCGACTATAAGTGGGAAATCTACACACCACGAATGAAGCGCAAATATGGACCGTATGCGATGCCGATCTTATGGGGTGACCGATTGATCGGCAGGATGGATCCACAAATCGATCGTAAAAATGGTGTGTTGATCGTTCGCTTGCTTCAGCTCGAACCATGGGTGGAGAAAACAACTGGGCTACAGATCAAGTTACGCGAAGCCCTGGAAAAATTTGCTGTATTCAACTGTGCAGCCGATGTCCGCATTGAGAATTCGGATGTGAAAATGAAATTGTAG
- a CDS encoding DUF2188 domain-containing protein: protein MKQYSVVPDRDVNGWFVKIEDTAPADHYEMKSAAIEYAEKIAKENKPSKLSILDKNLEVEEERTY from the coding sequence ATGAAACAATATAGTGTAGTACCAGACCGTGATGTGAACGGCTGGTTCGTGAAAATCGAGGATACTGCACCTGCAGATCATTATGAAATGAAATCAGCAGCGATAGAATACGCCGAAAAAATTGCAAAGGAAAACAAACCAAGCAAACTGTCCATTCTTGATAAAAACCTTGAGGTCGAAGAAGAACGGACATATTAA
- a CDS encoding macrolide 2'-phosphotransferase — MTLKNEHEILNLAENHGLYLRPETLTINESGMDFQVGFAKDENGLSWVLRKPRRRDILKRAEYEGRALELLKKELPVAVPDWQVNSQDLIAYPRVVGTPLAVIDLEIMNYAWHVEPDSIKDVYVRSLAKVMADLHGVDKNRVADAGIEVLKPSEARKSMMEKMEQTKREIGVSEELWVRWQKWIEEDSYWPEHSALIHGDLHPAHILIDEEQQVTGLLDWTEVKVTDPAMDFIVHYMIFGKSGTETLLKHYENAGGRVWPRMLEHIAEHQAAYPVSVAMFALQTGEDGHMDMARNALGLNK; from the coding sequence ATGACACTGAAAAACGAACATGAAATCTTGAATCTTGCGGAAAATCATGGACTCTATCTGAGACCTGAGACACTAACAATCAATGAATCTGGTATGGATTTTCAAGTCGGGTTTGCGAAAGATGAAAATGGACTGTCGTGGGTACTTAGAAAGCCGAGACGTCGGGATATTTTGAAACGAGCGGAGTATGAGGGGAGAGCGCTTGAACTTTTGAAAAAGGAACTTCCAGTCGCTGTGCCTGATTGGCAGGTGAATTCACAAGATCTGATCGCCTACCCAAGAGTGGTAGGAACACCTTTAGCAGTGATCGATCTCGAAATCATGAATTATGCGTGGCATGTGGAACCAGACTCCATCAAGGATGTTTATGTACGTTCGTTAGCTAAAGTGATGGCAGATCTTCATGGAGTTGATAAAAACCGCGTTGCTGATGCGGGAATCGAAGTGCTCAAACCGAGTGAAGCACGGAAATCGATGATGGAAAAAATGGAGCAGACGAAACGGGAAATCGGAGTTTCCGAGGAGTTGTGGGTTCGTTGGCAAAAGTGGATCGAAGAGGATTCTTATTGGCCCGAGCATTCTGCCTTGATCCATGGGGATCTTCATCCAGCGCACATCCTGATTGATGAAGAGCAACAAGTGACTGGGCTGTTGGATTGGACTGAGGTGAAGGTGACGGATCCAGCAATGGACTTCATTGTGCATTACATGATTTTCGGAAAAAGCGGCACTGAAACGCTTTTGAAGCATTATGAAAATGCTGGTGGTCGTGTGTGGCCGAGGATGCTTGAGCATATTGCAGAGCATCAAGCTGCTTATCCGGTTTCCGTTGCGATGTTTGCCTTACAGACTGGAGAGGATGGTCATATGGATATGGCGCGGAACGCACTCGGATTGAACAAATAA